The following nucleotide sequence is from Saccharothrix texasensis.
GCCGCGTGGCACGGGCGGACAGCTCTGCCAGCAGCTCGCCGCCGTCTCCGGCGCACAACCGGGCGTCGACCAGTTCGTGCTCGGCCGTCAGCCGCTCTTGTTCCAAGCGGTCGCGCTCGGCTCGCACCCACTCCCCGTCCACGCCGGTCAGTGGTTCCCCGCGCCACAATCCCAGTGCGTCGGTCAGCATTCGCACCGCCGGCTCGTCGTCGACTTCCGCGTCGACAGCGGCGCACAGCTCGCGGAACCGGTGCAGGTCCGTCAGCGGCCCGGTCATGTCGGTGACCAGGGCGTAGCCGCCCGACCGGCGCACGATGGCCAGACCGCCCGCGCCGGCCAGCGCTCGTCGCAGCCGGGAGATGTAGTTGTGCAGTGTCGACCGAGCCCGCGGTGCGCCATCGGCACCCCAGACCCGCTCGATCAGCAGATCCACCGACACCACCCGCCCGGCGTCGACAGCCAGGGCGGCCAGCACGCACCGCTGCCTGGGCGTGCCCAGGTCTACCCGCCGGCCGCCGACCTCCGCGGCCACTTCCCCCAACAGACGCAACAGCACCGCCACGCCGGCCACCCCCGTTCCGGATATCCCCGGCCACCAGGCATAGCGGCTGGAGCAGCGCCGTACAGAGAACCTGTGAGAAGTTCACACGATCGGCCGTGCATCCTGACCCGGTCCACCGCCCGCACTGACTGATGCCGAGTGATGTGGGGCGTTGCGAAGAAACTGCAGGAGCGGTCGTCATGGTGAAACTGAAGGACGGCTCGACGGCGAAGAGCCGTACGAGGAAGGTCGCCGCGGTTGCAGCCGCGGTTGCGGTGGTCGCCGGGGTGGTCACCTCGGCGGCACCGGCCACCGCCGCCGATTACCCCACCAGTTCGTTCGCGATCTCGTATGGAGCGAGTTACTACAACGGCACAGTCACCTGGTACGACCGGTCGGTCGGCGTGACCGGGACGTTGAAGGCCGTCGGTTGCCTCCGGGCGAACGCGGCCGTGTGGGTGGGCGGCACCAGGCTGGACCCCGAGAGGACCAGTCTCTGGTGCGACAGAACCGGGACGACGGGTCTTTCCCTTGGAGCCAACGTTGCCGGTGGGGCCGACAGGGTCGACATCTGGCTCGCCGACTCGTCCGGAGATCCCCTCGCCGGAGTCACCTGCTACCCCACCTCGAGCTTCTGCCTCTGACGCCCGTGGAATTCCAGTGGTACGTGTAGCGGAATCCCGCTACACGCGCAGAACACACCTTGGCAATGACCCGAAGATACAATCCAGGAGCCTGATGATGAAGAAGAAGACAACCAAGGCGAAAACGTCCTTCGCCACTGCCTTGATCGCCGCGATGCTTGCCGTGCTGGGAATGCTCACAACCCCTGCGGTTGGTTCAGCGAGTACGTCGGAAGCGGCTTATCCGGTCAGTTCGTTCCGCCTGCCCTATGGCGCGAGCCTTCTCGCCGGCGAGATCACCTGGTACGACCGCAGCGTTCACATCACGGGCTCCGTCAAAGCGGTCTCCACCGGAAAGACGGCCTGGTTCCTGGGCGAGTCCCCTAACTGCCTGGTGGGTCCGGAAACGCGGACGGCGTCAGTCGGCGAGACTCGGGGATTCCTTGTCGACATTCCCTGCAACTATCCTGGCGGGATCACCATCGTCTACGTCAGGATGTATGACGTTCAGGGCAACTACTTGCGCGGCGACATCTGCACCAGGAACGGTTGCGTGCATCAAGATTAGCCTGGCCTGAGGGACGAGGCCCCTGGACGTCAAGGGAACGGTTGCGCGAAGCCGCGAAGCACGCGGATCCGGTCGGCCGGACCGCACTGGCGCTCCAGCGAGGTCTCTCGCGATCTTGTCTGCTCGGTAACGCGTACGTGAACCTCGTGCCTCACGAGGTTCACGTACGCGTTACCGCCGGGCGGGCCGTCGATGCCGGGAGGTTGGCCGCGAACCGGCGGTGGCCGGGCTCTGGCCTGCGGGCGGACGTGAGCCCCTGGTGGGGACAGATCTGCCGGGATCATGTTCCGTCGACCAGGGGCTCACGATGGTCGCCTATTCCGCCACGCTCGATGTCCCCCGTCACCTGGTGGAGTTCCCGGCTCGACTGTCGGCCGCCCACCGCCCACCGTCGGGTGATCGGCACTCCGTCCGGCAGTCGCGCGCCGGGGCCGTTCCGTCAGGCCGTGCCGGTCCTGCGCTGGTTCCGCGACTTCGAGGCGGGCCACCGGGAGCTGGAGGCGCTGCCGTCGCCGCCGGAGCTGCGGCGGTTCCTGCGCGGTGTCCGGGCGTGGCCGGGTGGCGGGTTCGAGTGGCACAGCACCAACCCGCGTTACCGGACCTGACGTCCCGGCGGAGGCGGGGGAACAGTCCGGTGCGGGCGTCGCCGGCCCTGGGCGGGTGGCGCGGGTGGGCCTGGAACAATCGCCTCCCTACCAAGGAGGCTGTGTCAGGTGAGTGTCCACCACCAGGAGGTGCCGTCGTTGCTGGAGCGGGTCGCCGCGACGATGTCGGGGGCGATCGGCCGGGTCCGCGAGGACCTGGCGGGCGCGGACCCGGTGGTGCGACGATCGGAGCGAGCCGACTTCCAGTGCAACGCGCCCCTGGCGTTGGCCAAGCGCGTCGGCGTCAGGCCGGCCGACCTCGCGGCGGACGTCGTGGCCCGGCTGGACGTCGAGGGTGACGCGGTGATCGCGTCCGTGGAGCCGTCCGGGCCGGGTTTCCTGAACGTGACCGTGACCGGTGGGGCGATCTGGGACCAGGTCGCCGCCCGCCTGGCGGACGCGCGTCTCGGTGTCGGCGCGACCGAGGAGGGCCGCCGGGTGGTGGTCGACTACTCCGCGCCCAACATCGCCAAGGAGATGCACGTCGGGCACCTGCGCACGACGATCATCGGGGACAGCCTGGCGCGGGTGGCCGGGTTCCTGGGCGCGGACGTGCTGCGGCAGAACCACCTGGGCGACTTCGGGACGCAGTTCGGGATGCTGATCCAGTACCTCGACGAGCACCCGGACGCCGCGTGGCACCAGGACGAGCTGGCCGGGGGCGCCTCGGCGGTGTCCGCTCTGGACGGCCTGTACCGGTCGGCGCGGGCGGAGTTCGACGCCGACCCGGGGTTCGCCGACCGGTCCCGTGCGCGGGTGGTCGCCCTGCAGGCCGGCGACCCGCGCACGGTCGCGGTCTGGCAGGACATCGTCGCCGAGTCCGAGCGGTCGTTCAGCGCGATCTACGACCGGTTGACCGTGCTGCTCACGCCCGAGGACTCGGTCGGCGAGTCGTTCTACAACCCGATGCTGGCCGACACCGTCGAGGAGCTGGTGGACGCGGGGCTGGCGGTGGAGAGCGACGGGGCGCTCGTCTTCTACTCGCGGGAGGTGACCGGGCCGGAGGGCAAGCCGGTCACCCTGATGGTCCGCAAGCGCGACGGCGGGTACGGCTACGACACCACCGACCTGGCCACGATCCGCTACCGGCTGCGCGAGCTCAAGGCCAACCGGTTGATCTACGTGACCGACTCGCGGCAGGCGCTGCACTTCCAGCTGGTGTTCGAGGCGGCCCGGCGCGCCGGGTGGCTGACCGACGGCGTCACCGCCGAGCACGCCGCCTACGGCACGATCCTGGGTCCGGACGGGACGCCGTTCAAGACGCGGGCGGGTGGCACGGTGCGCCTGATGGACCTGCTCGACGACGCGGTGTCGCGGGCGCGGGCGGCCGTCACGGAGAAGAACCCCGGCCTCGACCCGGTCGAGCTCGACCGGATCGCGGAGTCGGCGGGCATCGCCGCGGTCAAGTACGCCGACCTGTCGACGTCGCGGGTGAAGGACTACTCCTTCGACGTCGACCGGATGGTGTCGTTGACCGGCAACACCGGGGTCTACCTGCAGTACGCCCACGCCCGGATCAGTTCGATCCTGCGCCACGCGGGCGATCCGGGGACGGCGGTCGACCGCACCGTCGCGCCGGAACCCGCCGAGCGGGAGCTGGGCCTGGCGCTGGACGCCTACGGCGCGGTGGTGACGGAGGTGGGCGCCACCCTCGAACCGCACCGGCTCTGCGGCTACCTCTACGACCTGGCCCGCGCGTTCACCTCCTTCTACGAGAACTGCCCGGTCCTCAAGGCGGAGGAGCCCGTGCGGGGCAACCGGCTGGCCCTGTGCCGCCTGACCGCCCGCACCCTGGGCCACGGCCTGGGC
It contains:
- the argS gene encoding arginine--tRNA ligase; the protein is MSVHHQEVPSLLERVAATMSGAIGRVREDLAGADPVVRRSERADFQCNAPLALAKRVGVRPADLAADVVARLDVEGDAVIASVEPSGPGFLNVTVTGGAIWDQVAARLADARLGVGATEEGRRVVVDYSAPNIAKEMHVGHLRTTIIGDSLARVAGFLGADVLRQNHLGDFGTQFGMLIQYLDEHPDAAWHQDELAGGASAVSALDGLYRSARAEFDADPGFADRSRARVVALQAGDPRTVAVWQDIVAESERSFSAIYDRLTVLLTPEDSVGESFYNPMLADTVEELVDAGLAVESDGALVFYSREVTGPEGKPVTLMVRKRDGGYGYDTTDLATIRYRLRELKANRLIYVTDSRQALHFQLVFEAARRAGWLTDGVTAEHAAYGTILGPDGTPFKTRAGGTVRLMDLLDDAVSRARAAVTEKNPGLDPVELDRIAESAGIAAVKYADLSTSRVKDYSFDVDRMVSLTGNTGVYLQYAHARISSILRHAGDPGTAVDRTVAPEPAERELGLALDAYGAVVTEVGATLEPHRLCGYLYDLARAFTSFYENCPVLKAEEPVRGNRLALCRLTARTLGHGLGLLGITAPERM